The nucleotide window aggataacagctgataaatttgaaaattgatgaacaagaaccccacaaaatggcgattttgaAATGCATCAGGGGATGGTGTCATGACcagtatttatagaccttgttaGATAATACTTACTAGTGCTGAAGCCACTGATCGACCAGACGTTGGTAGACCAGCCTGTGATGGACCAGCCTGTGATGGACCAGCCTGTGATGGACCAGCCCGTGATGGTCCAGCCTGTGATGGACCAGCCTGTGATGGACCAGCCTGTGATGGACCAGCCCGTGATGGTCCAGCCTGTGATGGACCAGCCCGTGATGATCCATGATTTGGTGTTGGATATGGTGCAGGTCGTGGAGTCCGGGCCACTGACCCAGTCCGAGCCATTGACCCAGCCCGGGGAGGCTTATTATTATTTGGTGTCCTCCTTGCATCAGCTGGTTTCAATTCGATGGACAACATCATCAATACCACCAGAGCAATTTGCCAACTCTTCATCATCAGCATTTCGAAACTGCTTCGTTCCTTGGTTATAATGGGCTGCAGCAAAAATAGATGATATTGTGTTGATATTTTGGTATTGATATaatacaatatcggggcaccgagcttcgctcgttatttatcttttgacttttgataaaccaaacagaattctttgaaatgattggggaagtactaacagcacagcccaaaactgtttctttcccgaatttcgattcatacactataaatagtccagaaagtaggttatgttccatacaatTGAATTCAGGTTgatttttctgttcaaacatttgaaaacaaaaaaaaaattatgatttagattatatacaaaccaaattagataacactcactgatcacttgaaattgtcaaataatgatcaactttgaaaattatgatatactctagtttaggaggattatcatgtcatgtcaacaaatcagattatgttgataaaatcgattaaattgtcaaactagataaaatttctcgctgattgattatgattacacagctggaaataattctgtctctcttccataCAGGCACaggcatcttctgttatcgagagatgacgaaattatcatctgttttccaaggaggaattatccttttaatgtcgctcagcgagttttccaaagaatgaaacttagtgcaatcgattctttatatcataaacctactatgttccaaatttcgagaaattggttagagccgttttcgagatccgtaaaacataaataaccagatataagaatagccagatataaaaatctgtGGTgaaacactcacacaactttccttgctcattctTAAACTAGAATAATTTAGGGGGAttacataatgacgattggcggcaacataattatttgaaattacgatcggactactgtatatgtgtatattataattgttttcagagtactttttcctttatgtaaataataattgagaaattcgatgattatttaaaagtcgtcaaaacagctgttctacagatcaAATATCTCGATTatgtgtttttactttccttgccctactaccataggtaaggaaagttttgctttccaaaaaaattaaggttccccaatttcaagttttctatacgtttcaaggtcccctgagtccaaaaacatgatttttgggtattggtctgtgtgtgtgtatgtgtgtatgtctgtgaacacgataactccattccttattaaccaattgacttgaaattataaacttaaggtccttataccatgagcacccgacaataagaaattcaattaaagattgcggaaaaaatggcagattattactaaaaaaccatgattttctcaaaaacggctctaacgattttcttcaaattcataccctagaTAACTAATTATGAGATCTATCAGCTGACAtgaatctcatttctgggaaaattgcaggagctccgtaatattcttgagaaaaatggcggaaaattactaaaaaaacatgtttttcacggttttctcgaaaacggctccaacgattttcttcaaatttataccatgcgtagctattcataagccctatcaactgacatgagtctcatttcttggaaaattgcaggagctccgtaatattcttgagaaaattggcggatagttactaaaaaaccatgtttttcacgattttctcaaaaataatttgactggtttctttcaaattcataccctgtatagttatttatcagctctatcaactggcatgagtctcccttctgggaaactaatggggggtcaaccccatccttgagaaattaaCTTAGTAGCCTCCTTCTTGTGCATGAGGTACATAGGTAgtgcagttcataaaaagaacacatagtcgtgatattccatctgtagaacagctgttttgacgactttaaaaaaatgacgacttaaaaaaataatctaatttcacaattcacacaaaggaaaaagtactctgagaacaattatatatacacatatacagaagtcttgtcgtagtttcaaatatgagcaaggaaagttgtgtgagtataccacaccagattttttccttagaccagttatagaatagacacggccattgtatattcatactgaaagtcgatgaagccaacatctactgccaaatccacccatattgacgtcacaacagtgacgtcacacatcgtatagaaattatagaaaactttttcgagtttgtggtgtttaacttacattgttgttagaCCTAGCTTCTTTTCCATAtcagattgttatttatttatataattattatttatgaaaatgataatCTCCTGCGAAGCATGTATTGCACTGACATTTTTaggaaaaaagtggaatatcttaTCATGTTGAAATTTATGCACATAAATATTGCaagttgtaactgtaatattatccttggttatgatgtcAGTGAACTCATTacagcatgacaataaattagttttaacaCATAACACATGATAACTTAACTGATATCTTTTTtgcccgtagctagaaataacctaaaaacacaatgaatctgaaatagacacaatctgaaagttttccatacgatgctgttgtgatgctgttatttttatttctattttaatttttatttttattgataatttgtatatttttataaaataaatttaattccaatccaattctatcattccattttctaattttattctacttcatttcggatttctaattttaaatctcctcttctctatcaattcataatctacacctttccttaaccataacccactcaaatttgaaatctcccgcTTGAAATAACCCATCATGGCCCACCAACTGATCCCATAGTGCTCCTTCAATCAGTGCGCCTCCGTTCGTCTGTGCTCTATGGTCTGCACTACGTCTCTACTGCGTCTCTGTGGTCACCAttagaatgttcaaatctcaccacttcacttcctggttgattgacaaaggggccCAGCTCCCCGAAAATACTCAtttaaatgtaagtttctaagtgtttttaatctatccgtgttgtgtgtatcctgtttatatttatattataaaacttaaaagtgttttctgttaagtgatatatatatatatatatatatatatatatatatttacgttTTTGTGCCTGTTGTAGgtccagtaaaatttcaactcttatGTAGTTCCCCGGGACCCcccattttaaatttgatcagatagtcacaaaatgaaactattatgttatacctgaagaacttgacttgctgaatggttatattccactcaatttatgatatattcatccataattaatcTAGATCCTTGTAaagttattcacctcatgatggTCCTTTCTAACCTCCAAAGTGCTTATATAATTCTGCTATATAAAATCTACTCCTATGTTGGGTCTTGAGTGATTTGGCGCCAACATTAGagttgcatgcaaattttattcctcaagaaggtccttcaatattataattgctgcgtgaaatgtgctcctatgtttggtccgctgagctgtgttgccaattctcatatagtaaataaatttcactcctcatgaaggtccatcaaacgttgccatacttcgtctttgtaataatgattcgagatttgtttgaatcaaccagcgaccggctccgtgaacttgtattgcacataactcaaaacattttgtagagcattgtcaataaactaagattttcatgttgtcagaatatgtaaaggaaaaaaattgtacaagcaccgtttttttatgcatttaaagttgattaatagagttgatttatttatttatttgaggttgcataataagtcaagcatgctcaataaatgtagaaatctaggagattaccctgaaaaccccaatgagctgtatcagttgaaagggaattaccgaattaagagccatttgcacagtcaaagcttaaactgaatttaatcagctggtggcttaaactcaaaatgtaacacattataacaaacgagacttgatatggatttaatccagtttaagatggaattttcgtttaaactgtcactgtgcaaatggcccttAGAGAGACAATAACAACTATAGAACAagtacagttttcacgaaatgaaatttttcaagttcaagatgACAGACAAAAAGCATTACATTAGGGAATTTTTGGGGATACAAGGCATGTGTTCAGGAGCTGCAAGCTTCAGTGGGTGGCAAGGTCGGTGGATGCTAATGGTGTGAGCGACCATAAAGGTTTTAAACATCCCTTCTcttgagaatataaaaaatgggctgttaatataaaagaatttgacttttgggtatctatcaattattggaaattaaaaaaaatgttttcgacTTTGTCATCAGAAATTAACCACACTAATCTTAaggtatgaacatctgaataaaATTGGGGAATGGCCGTGGAATTCATACTTATTTGCTGGAATAATATCAAGGTTTTGATtgttaaaactgaatgaagacttTTGGGCAGCATGCCAggtctttgaatgaattttaatcacaataccatctttaccgaacactgcctattgttatattgattttagaattatttcgtgtatcaataaattcagtttattgcagtgacatacacaagaaagtacaataatgaaggactactggaatcattaaaacatcgaatgctacaaactgttattacatttacattataatgagaaatgtactccaacatcttccatgtatgacaattattccttatagaatattagtgagtctaactccaatctctagaatattatcaaattatctgatattaattgatttgtatacgaagtattcatccatagaagtgtaggttcattccttaacacaaggtggatcttttgtttaaatctctacaattcgtGTTGGTCCGTTCAATGGTAAGAATATACTCAAgtatgtaatttatataatgtatatatttattaatttatatatgtaatgtatgtattatgtaatagaaatcttaattactgcatcactgtatattatctaaattgtacctgattggataaagatatgaagaaacatttgaaaaatatgattccaagctcagaaatgctaaaaatgcattcatttttccatagaataaaatgagaactcaaagtTCAGCTGAATGTCTGGTAGGGAATACGGAtattactctatttttattcttaaccagcatcacatttgaaaatgcttataactttgttaaatttggacagattgatttgaaaatttagaagaatctcaaatatatgaaaaaacgttcacgactttttgtagaattttcccatgactccttcaccttcctaagccgaaaaaacataattattatgagagttgTGACGCTAggcagaaattttcaaaagtcgcgcttcgTTCAGCTGTCGCCCGCCAAGGAActgaattggataacttttcccGCGTAACAACGCTATTGGGTAGTTGAACTTGAACCGGCAAGTTCAAACGATATGcattcattttatctctctATAAAAGTGGAAGCTGTAGATAACACCAAGTTACTTGGAATACAATGTACTGGCCACGTGCATCTCGATCTTTTAATGATCAGAGTCGGATGATCAGTGTGACATCATTGGTactctaaatatctattcttcctatatttccaatgttaaatttagcagctttgtaagtctttttctcaaaaagtaaataactttcaagtcccatcgacatctcctacgactcatacaatatttatctttaattttttttagaaattcaatactcttGGAcgactggatctttcagaatgattgattttgtaagagcctacatcgaatacctgttgctctcttattgaaaattaacatgcttttcctggctcttttgtaattcaattactcaatgctaatgaattcgataaatcgatcattgaataaggtattaagaacatgaaacattgattgtactattatttctttcacaatcctttatcttgtctgtgtactgtatatcatatgtagaatcaatagaacttcttgcctaatcccttaggaggaactcttttttcaggaaaattatggctttcacatacttgatgaggaaatagttttctggttgaatctttctaattgaaaactataacaaaaaatataagggcgaatattatattaaagcatggATTGCGTGtgaggaattctcaataattgtattgaatacttgatctcgtattctgaaacacatatttctaatttaattatttgtaagaggaattctcaattggtacttattgtagaactctcattctttatttatttgtgaaagggaaaatcaactcttcatgattcaataataatgaatttaatgaaaatgaatcatacattgaaaagtatgcgtatgaatatgaattcatactataagtatcctacaatatattccttctaataaacttgataattctataaggcaagtgatcggttgaattcctgtttgaaagaatagaaaggatgacaatctctttaatcaactcggagggcatttcaattctagaaattgaactctcataaacttaaaacaggataatgtgcgtggtaaattccaattattttcaatctccacatCATTTTCCTATACCggaaagataatatagttgggcatattttaagatattttttcaaatagcaaattattcagttaataatgcatttatgaatgtgagtgttatactatcaccccatacttccttttgttccatatattggggctttctaccacatagagtgtgagtgatgtatatgtgataaaaattatgttactagattgtgccttggtcactgagtgtaaataattttgaaaccaataaagttctttatcgaaaattaaattggaatttaattgttgatcaatccaattgattggtaataacaaacgaaatcatcaaatatcataatataatatcataagggaGGAAAGTGGTGCGCTTATCATCTTCATCCGTTGATCATCCACATTCTCCTTTCAAATCACTGATGGAATACCCTGCACTAACAACGTTATTCTCTGCAACCGCTCttgattttacttttatctaattaatattagcttttcctttatatgtcttctgcattgagattggtattagaatcaattttgaaaggatagatattggttgagtttgcagaagaatatcacaatgaacaaaggaaacagctcgaatgtgtacaacgtaataaataacgagaaagctcgaaataactataaagtattcaagccaagcctaattattatgctgataaaaacagtgattgaagaagtataagtctatattatcactcaaagtattactaggagaaataggctacattcagtaccttttttcaactttataattgttggggtattaaaactttgaatagaaaacctccagtagaaaacctttgaagccattcatcttttcaaatgttgacaaataaaatctattcattcattctacgagtatcccttctcgtagtaacaaatgagagttctctatctccaaaccggtatgcccttacattatcgagaattctggaagatctaggagttcaaaggtgatgaatttctaaaaaaattgaagataaatattgtataaatcgtaggagatgtcgatgggacttgaaagttatatactttttagaaaaagacttacaaagctgctcaagaaaaaagataaatattgtatgtgaccgtaacacacaactatcacctggttaaagtatgtgtatatgtgtatatcatttttttcctgaattaagagtgcactcctaaaggattaaagatgttgaaccggcaagatgttctactgattctatgtaatatacagacaagatatgaaggatgttgagagaaataatattatactctaattaatgtttccacgtttttaattccttattcaatgatcgctttatcaaattgatcagcattgagtaattgaattacaaaagagccagggaaagcatgttaattttcaataagagagcaacagttattcgatgagcaggctcttacaaaatcgatcattctgaaagatccagccgtccaaaagtattgaatttctaaaaaaattgaagataaattcttGTATTAATCGTAGGGGATGTCGATGGTACTggaaagttatgtactttttgagaaaaagacttacaaagttgctcaatttaacattgaaaagataggaagaatatacttttagagcaccaatgacgtcacaccgaccagctggtttggatttgtcaacgcgcatcttttcgtggccagtaccttgtattctgtataccttgtattttgtataccagtaccttgtaggtacattggataacacctacttttttcccaacttttctttttcttctgcttctccttctttgtcatcttgttcttctttttctccaaattagagaattcttaatatttgtcctttcatattgagtgatagctcattttactcagctcttcaaggcgGTTTCAATGCATATTTCGGTTGCCTGACAAAACCTCACTAGTACCTCTAACCTCACCAGATAGGCtatgtatattttaatgaattgcactgttgacttatttattacactgttgaagtatttttggagcaatcccattccaaaaagttgagtttataatcatttcattaaaatacacaTGTCTGGTGAGGTTGGTCGTGGCGAAGGCATGCGTTAGGGTTAGGTAAGGTTCAATCAGGTAACCGATATGCATTGAACCcaccttgaagagctgagtaaaatgaacaaataatttaatgaatgtttatttccccccccaaaaaaaactacaagatcaattacacaacatattagataaattacaataaattacatacaaaacctagttagttacaaaaaaattttataatgtgtcctctattctacttgtttagttttttctgtgtggaaattgacctactccactatggcataccatgttctagagtaaaatgagctatcactcgaattgataagataaatgatattgaaaattattctcaaatttgggACCCCACATCTTTttggacaaaaaaaattaataagctcaATGGCTACCATACATAACTTGTAGGTTccgaatataataaaagagaaaattccGATCTACCTGTACAGACAATAGGGATGTCATAATTCCAAGTTCCAACACAAACGGcaagttgcacaaaagaaaatgtaatttaattaaCATAAGATGACGTCATCATACAGAGCTGAACAGGGAAGTGGCTGCAGTGGCTCCATTAAAGACGTCATCTCATggtttgattttcttttatacaactggctgatagaatttaaatttttggttcTCCGTTCCTTGCGATGTCTGTAAGGATTCTTCCAATAGGCATGATTGCAGTATTTTCTTtcgattgaatttattgataatacataattttccaaGCTGATAGGCTGAGTGCAATTGATTTGTTGATGCACttcatagattcaatttatgatttttaaagtgacattggaatttttttcattgatttttattgttagcttcattagtaattttggaagctattcttccaataagctagatttcttgtttcaggatttgtttcaatgtataattCATAGCTTTTTAAGTTTGATTAATTGTTTCcatctatttcaataaattaaactaATCTTTCTCGAAGAAAGAGATCATCACACTAAATGacacattattttaatttagtcTTTGGAAAAAACAACAGCTGAAATACTTTTTGATATGTatcatcgtttttcaataaagcattcaaagctgcaattttcaaaaaaagttgttttaagtttttaaagtaagaaggttagaaccaaagaagaggtagagtttgtaatctaataatattgtatgtgctagaacccactacaatgtgcattttccacaattgtttcacatgtattttcatgtgattttctagaaagtgaatataagatactgtagctattctctatctatgaaaattgtttatattgaatataacaggaattattataaaataaatgaaataataaacaagaataaattgtagaaataaaaaaaatactgaaattcaaaaaccatttttaatttcaaattattatgggggttattcatccactcatccatgtgtaataagttaatttattataggtaataaatttaattaatgcagaaagtatttgttcaattctctcattactcacaaagatgtaggaaactagaatacaaacaaaaaataaatatgaaatccactttcaaaaatgagcaagcctttttttgttcacattcttgaaagaataagaataagaatctatattatcatagacattgttaacaatgcattgataaatgtcaaaaataggtactagatattacataatacaattaatatatacaaataatattagcctacaaatatttggtccagtcaattacatgaaattcttggatgttatataaactttcagctttcagtacagttttcaatttccttttgaagaatgtaagaggcagtgccttaatttctagtggtaatgaattgtacagtttaacagatgtgtacagaagatttttttgtgaagttgtgaacctgaactattgaactctgatattattcctatttctggtttcatatccatgacagtcactatttaatttaaaaaaatccagattacttaactaacactaaataatacatacaaagaatagacagttaatattcccaattttgtgaaaaaaggtttacagtgggtcctcatatcaacattacaaatcaatctaattgctttcttttggagtataaatatttttgagacatgagtactagagccccataatagtataccataggacagtaaactttgtatttgagagaaatacacatttaataatatattaatatctacagTTAACTTTAACCTTCTCAGCAAGTACAGTACCTTTGCTATTTTTTCACTAATTAATTCTGCATATGTGGTTGCCAATTAAGTTTGGGATCAAGAACAATACCTAGAAATTTTAAAGGTTCAGTCCCtacttcattgtttgaatttctattataggtgaacataataattactagcacaacaatcattaaggagtagagagctatcaactagacaattttgtacacctgcttcggatttacaactaactttgagaccaaaatcatcagcaaagagaaatcctgctttatcagtgccttctatattacaaattatgttgttaatatatatatattagggaGTATTGATCCAAGTATGGGCCCCATAATGAACCTTTCTGCCCTTAGAGAATTGACAATCTTTGTAAACAAACTGGTTGCGGTCCTTTAAatagattgattttgaattgcagccataataagaaaatttttcaaaaagtatgtTATGCTTAACAGTATCGAAAGCTTTAGACAATATGTCATATGACCTAAAACTAACAGATAGACCCTTCTCCAAATCATCAACAACACTATTAATTTACTAAACTTGTTACTGCATTGCTAGTATTTCTACAtggcctgaaaccaaattgttttttagtaaaaataccaaagttttcaaaattatttgagatctgGTCTTGCATTATGGCCTCAAATACTTTGGATATCACAGGTACAATTGTTATTGGCCTGAAATAAGGCCTGATTATATTGGCCTGAAATATTGGCCTGAAGTTTttcttatcaccttttttatgtagcctacaggtattaccttaacgtttttcaatacacttggATAAATGCCCTtgtatactaaacaataatttataaggtAACTCAAAACTTCACTTATATAAGGGGCAGATATTTTTAAGACCTTAGAATTAATAccatatatatctaaaaaaacttgaattactaAGACTACTTATTTTCTGGTACACATAATCTGCAGTAACAGGTTGGAAAAAATGGTACATTGGGCCTATTGCACTTATTGATGTAGTGAGAGCTGAGATGTTCACTAACTGGcacattttcactaatttcctcaactttttcaatgaaaaagttgttaaatgaatcagcgttgttatcatcatgtgaatcaatagcttcattgttgacatttgtaagaattttaactaccttccatgcagcttgagttttattttttgagtgctctattttgttgttgaaataatttatttttgcattcttaatagcaattctatactctttcttacagcttttatatttatctctgaactgattagtcttaaaaaatttcagtaagctataatattcatcacaacTATGTTTGAGCTTTATTaaatcagcagtataccatccatcatccagcttaggcttactaactttgaaacctctaagaggataagcagcattaacagctgacatatacaaatcaaaaaacttcttaaacttaTCATTCGCATCATTAGGCTAAGCAAATACACCACACTCC belongs to Nilaparvata lugens isolate BPH chromosome 9, ASM1435652v1, whole genome shotgun sequence and includes:
- the LOC111057722 gene encoding uncharacterized protein LOC111057722 isoform X5, whose amino-acid sequence is MLMMKSWQIALVVLMMLSIELKPADARRTPNNNKPPRAGSMARTGSVARTPRPAPYPTPNHGSSRAGPSQAGPSRAGPSQAGPSQAGPSQAGPSRAGPSQAGPSQAGPSQAGLPTSGRSVASALGGQHYQPLRLLTTGIYQCMTGFILQYNLHNDRLLPEITQGKLDELKRRYPGNALLNAINPPLRTPLDLYDRYIINNKKREELSSAAFFQ